One window from the genome of Kaistella carnis encodes:
- a CDS encoding YjjG family noncanonical pyrimidine nucleotidase has translation MKIQHIFFDLDNTLWDHRGNAYLTLKEIFKREEVREKYNLDFEDFHREYFTINERLWEQIRDGEIDKDYLRQHRFYDSFLFFGIDDLALAQTFENNFLDEILNFNDLVPGAFQILEYLYDKGYHIHILSNGFKEVTHRKCELSGIHNYFQTITSADEINIRKPKPEIFDYALKKANAAPEESMMIGDDWIADVEGAKSFGLEVVYFDVFDDKFEADGVKVIKKLVELKDIL, from the coding sequence ATGAAAATTCAGCACATTTTTTTTGACCTCGACAATACCCTTTGGGATCACCGCGGAAACGCTTATTTAACCTTAAAAGAAATTTTTAAAAGAGAAGAAGTCCGCGAAAAATACAATCTTGATTTTGAAGATTTCCACCGCGAGTATTTTACCATTAATGAACGGCTTTGGGAACAAATCCGCGATGGCGAAATTGATAAGGACTATTTAAGGCAACACCGCTTCTACGATTCTTTCCTTTTTTTCGGAATTGATGATCTTGCGTTGGCCCAAACTTTTGAAAATAATTTCCTGGACGAAATTCTTAATTTTAATGACTTGGTTCCCGGCGCTTTTCAAATTTTAGAATATCTATATGACAAAGGCTACCATATTCATATTCTTTCCAATGGATTTAAAGAAGTAACGCACCGTAAATGTGAATTGTCGGGAATTCATAATTATTTTCAAACGATTACGAGCGCTGATGAAATTAACATTCGCAAACCAAAACCGGAGATTTTTGACTACGCTTTAAAAAAAGCAAATGCTGCTCCCGAAGAGTCTATGATGATTGGTGATGACTGGATTGCAGATGTTGAAGGAGCAAAATCATTTGGTTTAGAGGTGGTGTATTTTGATGTCTTCGATGACAAATTTGAGGCTGATGGTGTAAAAGTCATCAAAAAATTAGTAGAACTCAAAGATATTTTATAA
- a CDS encoding outer membrane beta-barrel protein: MTKKLSAAIVALLFSQLYFSQEKTNSETKEKQIEGVVITKTKKAVEQKADRTIFDFSEQESLNTGSAMEGIKKLPGLVATDIAGMMYQGKMLEVYLNGRPLNISSNDLNSFLEGMPANSIERIEVITQPGAEFPASSGGAIMNIITNKNANKYLTATYSGNYAFTNDDKFRSRTNNSLSLNARNKYFGWQLRVGQSYREGEMMSNQDNLVFSNTERVSRGAFAKAGITVDLNYDKLLLNYDIYHNNNDNTTSSNGSYLLPTAGLNQYTALDAANTNNLRQEIVATYQKRFDDKNKKLDFEAGYSRADNAFYQDNIYNRSTLLGDLNLGRYLDNTSLMQVSNFKVDFSQPIKILDEGKISLGGLYEHQMFDTESEGITNLEYERNTASSYVEFQTKWKKFDFTLGTRAENYDISGTTRLRDENGILQEGELTPFNKFKLFPNASVQYSFMNQLYLAFNYNKKITLPSISALNPNNNTFEGPNSTNIGNPYLQPTIYDNFEIKLSAFDYAFIGYNVSSINNQVAQSLSREGDVIKNEQVNIPNMRIHNFNIGLPVPFMIFTQPLSEIMKMNFNADKINFLYVYAGYMKHEIKEIDPKGMWIVNLMAQVILPQNIKMTANYNVLSKRAGFYYFESEQPFNNSFDVTFAKKFMNDRLTLSVYGKDLFNTQETQLHSRPITGQAVFLYNKTDTRNFGFSVNYKIPTKNKLAKEDSNLLNNDKKEDTGMVPLP, from the coding sequence ATGACTAAAAAATTATCAGCAGCAATTGTCGCCTTATTATTTTCTCAACTTTATTTTTCACAGGAAAAAACCAATTCAGAAACTAAAGAAAAACAGATAGAAGGCGTTGTTATTACCAAAACTAAAAAAGCCGTTGAACAAAAAGCGGATCGTACCATTTTTGATTTTTCGGAGCAAGAGAGTTTAAATACCGGATCTGCCATGGAGGGAATTAAAAAACTTCCGGGCTTAGTGGCTACCGATATCGCCGGAATGATGTATCAGGGTAAAATGCTGGAGGTTTATCTTAACGGTCGTCCACTCAATATTTCGAGTAACGATTTAAATTCTTTTTTAGAAGGCATGCCCGCAAATTCAATTGAAAGAATTGAAGTCATCACGCAACCCGGAGCAGAATTCCCTGCTTCGTCCGGTGGTGCAATAATGAATATTATTACCAATAAAAATGCAAACAAATATCTAACAGCCACGTATTCGGGAAATTATGCTTTTACGAACGACGATAAATTCCGCAGCAGAACCAATAATTCATTAAGCCTAAATGCAAGAAATAAATATTTTGGTTGGCAATTAAGAGTGGGTCAAAGTTATCGGGAAGGCGAAATGATGAGCAATCAGGATAATCTGGTTTTTTCAAATACGGAGCGCGTTAGCCGTGGAGCTTTTGCAAAAGCCGGGATTACGGTCGACCTTAATTATGACAAGTTGTTGCTGAATTACGATATTTATCATAATAATAATGATAATACGACTTCAAGTAATGGTTCCTATCTCTTACCTACCGCTGGACTTAATCAATATACCGCCTTAGATGCTGCCAATACCAATAATTTAAGACAGGAAATTGTAGCGACTTACCAGAAAAGATTTGATGATAAAAATAAAAAACTAGATTTCGAAGCGGGATATTCCAGAGCTGACAATGCATTCTACCAAGATAATATTTACAATCGTTCAACGCTTTTGGGAGATCTAAATTTGGGACGCTATTTAGATAATACCTCTTTAATGCAGGTTTCTAATTTTAAAGTTGATTTTTCGCAGCCGATTAAAATTTTAGATGAAGGTAAAATAAGTTTGGGCGGTTTGTATGAACACCAAATGTTCGACACCGAAAGTGAAGGAATTACCAACCTGGAATATGAAAGAAATACCGCATCAAGTTATGTGGAGTTTCAGACAAAGTGGAAGAAGTTTGATTTCACATTGGGAACCAGAGCAGAAAACTATGATATTTCCGGAACAACAAGACTAAGAGATGAAAATGGAATATTGCAGGAAGGAGAGTTAACCCCTTTTAATAAGTTTAAACTTTTCCCCAACGCAAGTGTGCAGTATAGCTTTATGAACCAGCTTTATCTCGCTTTTAATTATAATAAGAAAATTACGTTGCCAAGTATATCTGCATTAAATCCGAACAATAATACCTTTGAAGGGCCTAATTCCACCAATATTGGTAATCCTTATTTGCAGCCCACTATTTATGACAATTTTGAAATTAAACTTTCTGCCTTTGATTATGCTTTTATTGGATATAATGTTTCTTCGATTAATAATCAAGTGGCACAGTCCCTTTCCCGGGAAGGTGATGTCATAAAGAATGAACAGGTGAACATTCCAAACATGAGAATTCACAATTTCAATATTGGGTTACCAGTACCTTTTATGATTTTCACCCAGCCGCTGAGTGAGATTATGAAGATGAATTTTAATGCTGATAAAATTAATTTTCTCTATGTGTATGCGGGTTACATGAAACATGAGATTAAGGAGATCGATCCGAAAGGGATGTGGATTGTAAATCTGATGGCGCAGGTTATTTTGCCACAGAATATCAAAATGACGGCGAATTACAATGTGCTTTCGAAAAGAGCAGGATTTTATTATTTTGAATCTGAACAGCCTTTTAACAACAGTTTCGATGTTACTTTTGCCAAAAAATTCATGAATGACCGATTGACGTTGTCGGTTTATGGAAAAGATTTGTTTAATACTCAGGAAACCCAACTTCATTCCAGACCAATAACGGGGCAAGCTGTTTTTCTTTATAATAAAACAGATACCAGAAATTTCGGTTTTTCTGTGAATTATAAAATCCCGACCAAAAATAAACTCGCAAAAGAAGATTCTAATCTTTTAAATAATGATAAAAAAGAAGATACAGGAATGGTTCCTTTGCCATAG
- the xerD gene encoding site-specific tyrosine recombinase XerD: MTWDEKIKDFETFLKFERNFSDNTLDAYLRDIKKLKDYAEFDLENTGPLEITYENIQEYLFQLSKKKFSERTQARWVSSIKSFFKYLVDDEVRTDNPAALLEGPKLGLYLPDTLSFEDVERIIIAIDINTDLGKRNQCMIEVLYGCGLRVSELIDLKISNINFKESYLKVEGKGDKSRFVPLALYTSQLIKDYITNVRSKYKINKKCEDILFLNSRGSSMSRVIVFIIIKELTEKAGISKKISPHTFRHSFATHLLQNGADLRYIQEMLGHSSITTTEIYTHLKNEELRDVILNYHPRNKAL, encoded by the coding sequence ATGACCTGGGATGAAAAAATTAAAGATTTCGAGACCTTCTTGAAATTTGAACGTAATTTTTCGGACAATACCTTGGACGCTTATCTAAGAGACATAAAAAAACTTAAAGACTATGCTGAGTTTGACCTCGAAAATACAGGACCTTTAGAAATCACTTACGAAAATATTCAGGAATATCTGTTCCAGCTTTCCAAGAAGAAATTTAGTGAAAGAACACAGGCAAGATGGGTTTCCTCCATCAAATCTTTCTTTAAATATCTGGTAGATGATGAGGTTCGCACCGACAATCCGGCCGCTTTATTAGAAGGACCAAAACTGGGACTTTACCTTCCGGACACGCTAAGCTTTGAAGATGTAGAACGAATCATCATAGCAATCGATATCAATACCGATTTAGGAAAAAGAAATCAATGCATGATTGAAGTTCTTTACGGATGCGGTTTGCGCGTTTCTGAACTTATAGATCTGAAAATTTCAAACATTAACTTTAAAGAATCTTATTTGAAGGTGGAGGGAAAAGGAGATAAAAGCCGATTTGTTCCACTGGCACTTTACACTTCACAGTTAATTAAAGATTACATTACCAACGTTCGCTCGAAATATAAAATCAATAAGAAATGTGAAGATATTCTGTTTTTAAACAGCAGAGGTTCATCCATGTCGAGAGTGATTGTTTTTATCATTATTAAAGAATTAACTGAAAAAGCCGGAATCAGCAAAAAGATTTCGCCGCACACCTTCCGTCATTCCTTTGCGACGCATCTTTTACAAAATGGTGCAGATTTGCGATATATTCAGGAAATGTTGGGACATTCCAGCATCACGACGACGGAAATTTACACGCATTTAAAAAATGAAGAGTTGCGTGATGTTATTCTAAATTATCATCCACGAAATAAAGCTTTATGA
- a CDS encoding RNA polymerase sigma factor: protein MKTNTDSWLICKFKNGDEKALSILIERHQKEIFTYIFYKLMDETLANDIFQDTFMKIIVTLKEGRYKEEGKFVLWAKRIAHNLIIDYYRLKAKHNKVSETSYENEEFSIFDLISVQEENIEEQLVSRQIQHDLMRMLDYLPENQQEVIKLRFFDGLSFKEIAEQTETSINTTLGRVRYALINLRKIMDEHQIILTR, encoded by the coding sequence ATGAAGACAAATACAGATAGCTGGTTAATCTGCAAGTTCAAAAACGGCGACGAAAAAGCGCTTTCCATTCTAATAGAGCGACATCAAAAAGAAATTTTCACCTATATCTTCTACAAATTAATGGATGAAACCTTGGCAAATGACATTTTCCAGGATACATTCATGAAAATTATTGTCACCTTAAAGGAAGGTCGTTATAAAGAAGAAGGCAAATTCGTCTTGTGGGCCAAAAGAATTGCACACAACCTCATCATCGATTATTACCGCCTTAAAGCCAAGCACAATAAAGTTTCTGAAACCTCTTATGAAAATGAAGAATTTTCCATTTTCGACCTTATCTCTGTTCAGGAAGAAAATATTGAAGAGCAATTGGTTAGCAGACAAATTCAGCATGACCTGATGAGAATGCTCGATTATTTACCCGAGAATCAGCAGGAAGTAATCAAACTCCGTTTTTTTGATGGATTATCATTCAAAGAAATTGCTGAGCAAACGGAGACCAGTATTAATACCACGCTCGGAAGAGTACGATACGCACTCATTAATTTGCGAAAAATTATGGATGAACATCAAATTATTTTAACCAGATAA
- a CDS encoding enoyl-CoA hydratase-related protein, which yields MSYENILIDHEDRTTIITINRPQSLNALNAKTIMELSNALDEISKDTNCRVAIITGSGEKSFVAGADIKEFSDFGTSAAEELARNGQNILFNKIENLNKPVIAAVNGFALGGGLELAMACHIRYASDNARLGLPEVTLGLIPGYGGTQRLPKLVGKGLANELIFSAKMIPAQRAKEIGLVNDVFALEELLTKTKELAKQIAQNSPMGITKAIEAVNQSDSSTGFETEIKAFGELFEMDDKKEGVAAFLEKRKPSF from the coding sequence ATGTCTTACGAAAATATACTCATCGATCACGAAGATAGAACCACGATCATCACCATTAATCGACCACAAAGCTTAAATGCACTGAATGCAAAAACGATTATGGAACTGAGCAATGCTTTAGATGAAATCTCAAAAGATACCAACTGCAGAGTTGCCATTATTACGGGAAGCGGTGAAAAATCTTTCGTGGCAGGTGCGGATATTAAGGAATTTTCGGATTTCGGAACTTCCGCAGCCGAAGAATTGGCGAGAAATGGACAAAACATTCTTTTTAATAAAATAGAAAACCTAAACAAACCTGTGATTGCAGCAGTAAACGGATTCGCTTTGGGTGGTGGTTTAGAATTGGCGATGGCTTGCCATATTCGTTACGCTTCAGATAATGCCAGATTAGGTTTGCCGGAAGTAACTTTGGGATTAATTCCCGGATATGGAGGAACGCAAAGACTGCCAAAATTAGTTGGAAAAGGATTAGCCAATGAGCTGATTTTTTCCGCTAAAATGATCCCGGCACAACGCGCAAAGGAAATCGGTTTGGTTAATGATGTTTTTGCTTTAGAGGAACTTTTAACTAAGACCAAAGAACTTGCAAAACAAATTGCGCAAAATTCCCCAATGGGAATTACAAAAGCAATTGAAGCAGTAAATCAGTCCGATAGTTCCACAGGTTTTGAAACTGAAATTAAAGCTTTCGGTGAATTATTTGAAATGGATGATAAAAAAGAAGGAGTCGCGGCTTTTCTGGAAAAAAGAAAACCTTCTTTCTAA
- a CDS encoding NUDIX domain-containing protein: MNHLKFCPKCGHESLLWDGEKKWSCSNCDYSLFHNVAGAVAVIIKHKNEILLTRRNQDPKKGKLDLAGGFVDPKESAEETCVRELREEMQMEVDISKLKYLASLPNIYEYKDIFYNTLDLFYEYEVANKFEVQLELSEISETIWIKISDLNLEEIAFDSQKAFLKNYINS, translated from the coding sequence ATGAATCATTTGAAGTTCTGTCCGAAATGCGGCCATGAATCTTTACTTTGGGACGGCGAAAAAAAATGGTCCTGTTCTAATTGTGACTACTCTTTGTTTCACAATGTTGCAGGCGCAGTCGCCGTGATCATTAAACATAAGAACGAAATTCTTTTAACGCGAAGAAACCAGGATCCTAAAAAAGGGAAACTCGATCTGGCCGGTGGGTTTGTAGATCCAAAAGAATCTGCCGAAGAAACCTGCGTACGGGAACTTAGGGAAGAAATGCAGATGGAAGTTGATATTTCGAAATTGAAATACTTGGCAAGCCTGCCGAATATATACGAATATAAAGATATCTTTTACAATACTTTAGATCTATTTTATGAATATGAGGTCGCGAACAAATTTGAAGTTCAACTGGAGCTTTCTGAAATTTCTGAAACCATTTGGATAAAAATATCCGATCTCAATTTAGAAGAGATCGCCTTCGACTCGCAAAAAGCTTTTCTTAAAAATTATATAAATTCTTAG
- a CDS encoding hydrogen peroxide-inducible genes activator — protein MNIQQLEYLIAVDKYKHFGNAAQACFITQPTLSAMIQKFEDEMDVKIFDRTTHPIRTTDVGAQLIIEAKRVIDAINELKSKANLLNNVLAGKLNLGIIPTVSGFILPTEIFEFLKNHPKIELNVKEMTTDNIIKALKSGELDAGIISTPYTAANEFYHDFLFNEELMLYTSDDSEDQKKDSFVIPEKIDVQKVWLLEEGNCLRTQFENICELRENTVTPKNLEFVASNINTLIQLVDKLGGMSILPELAIEQLAEHQQEKVKRFRKPFPYREISVIYFKPTYKQKILDELILFIADSLKSKLNYNKNPEDFVGIKPQ, from the coding sequence ATGAATATTCAGCAACTAGAATATCTTATCGCCGTAGATAAATATAAGCACTTTGGAAATGCAGCTCAGGCATGTTTCATTACACAACCGACTTTAAGCGCCATGATCCAGAAGTTTGAGGACGAAATGGATGTTAAGATATTCGACCGTACCACTCATCCGATCCGTACAACTGACGTTGGAGCTCAATTGATTATTGAAGCAAAAAGAGTGATTGATGCTATAAATGAATTGAAAAGCAAAGCCAATTTACTGAACAATGTTTTGGCGGGAAAATTAAATTTAGGAATTATTCCTACCGTTTCAGGTTTTATTTTGCCTACAGAAATTTTTGAATTTCTAAAAAACCATCCGAAGATTGAACTTAATGTAAAGGAAATGACCACCGACAATATCATTAAAGCTTTGAAATCGGGGGAGCTCGACGCAGGAATTATTTCCACTCCTTATACCGCGGCCAATGAGTTTTATCATGACTTTTTATTTAATGAAGAGTTGATGCTGTACACTTCTGATGACAGCGAGGATCAAAAAAAAGACAGTTTTGTAATTCCTGAAAAGATAGATGTTCAGAAAGTATGGCTTCTTGAAGAAGGGAACTGCCTGCGAACACAGTTTGAAAATATCTGCGAACTTCGGGAAAATACGGTAACGCCTAAAAATCTTGAATTCGTTGCGTCGAATATTAATACTTTAATTCAACTTGTAGATAAATTAGGAGGAATGAGTATTCTGCCGGAATTGGCGATTGAGCAATTGGCAGAACACCAACAAGAAAAAGTAAAAAGATTCCGAAAGCCTTTTCCTTACCGAGAAATTTCGGTGATTTATTTCAAGCCGACTTATAAACAAAAAATACTGGATGAGCTGATTCTTTTCATCGCAGATTCTCTAAAATCCAAATTAAATTACAACAAAAACCCGGAAGATTTTGTCGGCATAAAACCCCAATAA
- a CDS encoding catalase gives MSDYKLTNASGIPYSDHEDSQTVGPRGPVLLQDFMLQENLAHFVRERIPERVVHAKGTGAYGTFTVTHDISQYTKAHLFSKVGNSCRMFARFSTVGGEKGSADTERDPRGFALKFYTEEGNWDLVGNNTPVFFIKDAKKFPDFIHTQKRLPKTNLKSATMMWDFWSLNPESLHQVLILMSDRGTPHGYRHMHGFGSHTYSMINAANERVWVKFHFKSQQGIKNFNEEEAQQMKGINPDFAQEDLVNAIENGNFPKWKLFIQVMTEDQAQDFRWNPFDVTKVWFHDEFPLIEVGEMELNEIPVNYFAHVEQATFSPSNLINGISFSPDKMLQGRLFSYPDAHRYRVGANSHLLEVNRCPFTVNNYQRDGAMADSSHYKDAPNYYPNSFDAIKPDHKYANYEEDLNGTHVANFNRNENDDDHFTQPGLLYTKAMDESARQNLIKNIITSMSGISGEKRDEIINRQLCHFFRANIDLGMKIAQGLQININANMMNHSPS, from the coding sequence ATGAGCGATTATAAACTCACCAATGCCTCTGGAATTCCTTATAGTGATCATGAGGATTCTCAAACCGTAGGACCGCGAGGCCCGGTCTTGCTACAGGATTTTATGCTACAGGAAAATCTGGCCCATTTTGTACGCGAGCGCATTCCCGAAAGAGTTGTTCACGCGAAAGGAACAGGAGCGTACGGAACATTTACTGTAACTCACGATATTAGCCAATATACCAAAGCACACCTTTTTTCTAAAGTGGGAAATTCCTGCAGAATGTTTGCCCGCTTTTCTACTGTGGGTGGGGAAAAAGGAAGCGCAGATACTGAACGAGATCCACGCGGTTTCGCTTTAAAATTTTATACCGAAGAAGGAAACTGGGATCTGGTGGGAAACAACACGCCGGTATTTTTCATTAAAGACGCAAAAAAATTTCCAGATTTTATTCATACCCAAAAAAGGCTGCCAAAAACCAATTTGAAAAGTGCCACGATGATGTGGGATTTTTGGAGTTTGAATCCAGAATCACTTCATCAGGTCTTAATATTGATGTCAGATCGCGGAACACCACACGGCTACCGTCACATGCACGGGTTTGGGTCTCACACCTATTCCATGATCAATGCAGCGAATGAAAGAGTTTGGGTGAAATTTCATTTTAAATCGCAACAGGGAATTAAGAATTTTAATGAAGAAGAAGCCCAACAGATGAAGGGTATAAATCCTGATTTCGCGCAGGAAGATTTAGTAAATGCGATAGAAAACGGAAACTTCCCGAAATGGAAACTTTTTATACAAGTCATGACCGAAGATCAAGCTCAAGATTTCCGCTGGAATCCTTTTGATGTCACTAAAGTTTGGTTTCACGACGAATTCCCATTAATTGAAGTAGGAGAAATGGAATTAAATGAAATTCCGGTGAACTATTTTGCGCATGTGGAACAGGCTACTTTTTCCCCCAGCAATTTAATTAATGGAATCAGCTTTTCTCCCGATAAAATGTTGCAGGGCCGACTCTTCTCCTATCCGGATGCACACCGCTATCGTGTGGGCGCTAACTCCCATCTTCTTGAAGTGAACCGATGCCCTTTTACAGTAAACAATTATCAGCGTGATGGCGCTATGGCAGATTCGAGTCATTATAAAGATGCACCCAATTATTATCCGAACAGTTTCGATGCCATTAAACCAGATCATAAATATGCAAATTACGAAGAAGATCTGAACGGTACGCATGTGGCAAATTTTAACCGAAATGAAAATGACGATGATCATTTTACACAACCCGGATTATTGTACACCAAAGCGATGGACGAAAGTGCCCGTCAAAATTTAATTAAAAACATCATTACGTCGATGTCTGGGATTTCAGGGGAAAAGAGAGATGAAATCATCAATCGACAGCTCTGTCATTTTTTCCGGGCAAATATTGACTTGGGGATGAAAATTGCGCAGGGATTGCAGATCAACATCAATGCAAACATGATGAATCATTCTCCGTCATAA
- the metK gene encoding methionine adenosyltransferase, whose amino-acid sequence MSYLFTSESVSEGHPDKVADQISDALIDNFLANDPNSKVACETLVTTGQVVLAGEVKSKAYLDVQDIARKVINKIGYTKGEYMFNGDSCGVISAIHEQSPDINQGVDRAHEDDDFESKANKQGAGDQGMMFGYATNETENYMPLALDLAHTILKELAILRRENDAVKYLRPDAKSQVTIEYSDDHKPVRIDSIVISTQHDDFGSEEAMLAKIRKDMIEILIPKVKAQQKREIQDLFNDTIKYHINPTGKFVIGGPHGDTGLTGRKIIVDTYGGKGAHGGGAFSGKDPSKVDRSAAYAVRHMAKNLVAAGVADEILVQVSYAIGVAEPCGLYINTYGTSKLGLHDGEIAQRIQKIFDLRPYAIEQNLKLRNPIYEETASYGHMGREPYIADKTFKRANGEDLVMKDLEFFTWEKLDKVDQIKKEFNL is encoded by the coding sequence ATGTCTTATTTATTTACCTCTGAGTCGGTTTCCGAAGGACATCCGGATAAAGTAGCTGACCAGATTTCTGATGCCTTGATCGATAACTTTCTTGCCAATGATCCGAATTCCAAGGTAGCCTGCGAAACGCTTGTTACTACAGGTCAGGTTGTTTTGGCGGGCGAAGTGAAATCTAAGGCTTATCTTGATGTTCAGGATATTGCCCGAAAAGTCATCAATAAAATCGGTTATACGAAGGGAGAATATATGTTTAATGGGGATTCTTGTGGAGTTATTTCTGCGATTCATGAACAGTCTCCGGATATTAACCAGGGAGTGGACCGAGCTCATGAAGATGACGATTTCGAAAGTAAGGCAAACAAACAGGGTGCAGGTGATCAGGGAATGATGTTTGGTTATGCGACCAACGAAACTGAAAACTATATGCCTCTGGCCTTAGACTTGGCACATACCATTTTGAAAGAGTTGGCTATTCTCCGAAGAGAGAATGATGCGGTGAAATATCTTCGTCCTGATGCAAAATCTCAGGTTACGATCGAGTATTCAGATGATCACAAACCCGTAAGAATTGATTCCATTGTGATTTCTACCCAACATGACGATTTCGGAAGCGAAGAAGCCATGTTAGCGAAAATCAGAAAAGACATGATTGAAATTTTGATCCCGAAAGTTAAAGCACAACAAAAGAGAGAGATTCAGGACTTGTTTAATGATACCATTAAATACCACATCAATCCAACAGGGAAATTTGTAATTGGTGGACCACACGGAGATACAGGTTTGACGGGAAGAAAAATCATCGTTGATACCTATGGTGGAAAAGGAGCCCACGGTGGTGGTGCATTTTCTGGAAAAGATCCATCGAAAGTTGACCGAAGTGCCGCTTACGCAGTTCGTCACATGGCGAAAAACTTAGTTGCCGCAGGAGTTGCAGATGAGATTTTGGTGCAGGTTTCTTACGCGATTGGAGTTGCAGAACCTTGCGGTCTGTATATCAATACGTATGGAACTTCAAAATTAGGCTTACACGATGGTGAAATCGCACAGAGAATTCAGAAAATATTTGATTTACGACCTTACGCCATTGAGCAAAATCTAAAGTTAAGAAATCCAATATATGAGGAAACAGCGTCTTATGGTCACATGGGAAGAGAACCTTATATCGCCGATAAAACTTTTAAAAGAGCAAATGGAGAGGATTTGGTGATGAAAGATTTAGAGTTCTTTACCTGGGAAAAACTTGATAAAGTAGACCAGATAAAGAAAGAATTTAATCTGTAA
- a CDS encoding RluA family pseudouridine synthase: MEEQIVFEDNHILVINKAAGQLVQGDKTGDLSLLDLIKDFIKKRDHKPGNVFLGLVHRIDRPTSGLVIYAKTSKALSRLTQMVKNREIKKTYWAVVPKVDIPKSQRLVHYLQKNEKNNKATVFPKVTEGAKESILNYEVIKILDNFQLLEVDLETGRHHQIRAQLSKIGVPIKGDLKYGSARSNPDGGIHLHARKLEFLHPVTNVNVEIVAPVPQNDAVWKACEE; the protein is encoded by the coding sequence ATGGAAGAACAAATCGTTTTCGAAGACAATCATATTTTAGTCATTAATAAAGCGGCCGGTCAACTGGTTCAAGGTGACAAAACGGGTGATTTATCATTACTGGACCTCATCAAAGATTTTATTAAAAAGAGAGATCATAAACCGGGAAATGTGTTTTTAGGTCTTGTTCACCGGATTGACAGACCGACTTCGGGATTGGTAATTTATGCAAAAACATCGAAAGCACTTTCTCGTTTGACGCAAATGGTGAAGAATAGGGAGATAAAAAAAACCTATTGGGCGGTGGTTCCAAAAGTTGATATTCCGAAAAGTCAGCGCTTGGTTCACTATCTTCAAAAAAATGAAAAGAATAACAAAGCGACAGTTTTTCCCAAGGTTACTGAAGGAGCCAAGGAATCTATCCTTAACTATGAAGTGATTAAAATTTTAGATAATTTTCAATTGCTGGAAGTTGATCTTGAAACTGGGAGACATCACCAGATTCGCGCGCAATTATCAAAAATCGGTGTTCCAATTAAGGGCGATTTAAAATACGGTTCTGCCCGTTCAAATCCAGACGGCGGAATTCATTTGCATGCCAGAAAACTAGAATTTCTTCATCCTGTAACAAATGTAAACGTCGAAATAGTTGCACCCGTTCCGCAGAATGATGCGGTTTGGAAAGCGTGTGAAGAGTAA
- a CDS encoding deoxycytidylate deaminase — MAQVWANLSHCKRKQVGALIVKDRMIISDGYNGTPSGFDNCCEDENGNTQWFVLHAEANAILKLAGSTQSAKDATLYLTLSPCKECSKLVLQAGIKKLVYLQDYSDNDGIEFLKNHGIEILKIEDTELI; from the coding sequence ATGGCGCAAGTATGGGCAAATCTGTCCCATTGCAAACGTAAACAGGTAGGCGCTCTCATTGTAAAAGACCGAATGATCATTTCCGACGGTTACAATGGTACTCCCTCGGGGTTTGATAACTGCTGCGAAGATGAAAACGGAAATACGCAGTGGTTTGTACTTCACGCTGAAGCCAACGCAATCTTAAAGTTGGCCGGCTCTACGCAGTCTGCAAAAGACGCAACACTTTACCTTACCCTTTCCCCTTGCAAGGAATGCAGTAAGTTGGTTTTGCAGGCAGGAATTAAAAAATTGGTTTATCTGCAAGATTATTCAGATAACGACGGAATCGAATTTTTAAAAAATCACGGTATTGAAATTTTAAAAATCGAAGACACAGAACTTATTTAA